The Fibrobacter sp. UWB2 genome window below encodes:
- a CDS encoding glycoside hydrolase family 43 protein translates to MKKFVSLVALLALGAQAQEIVEVTPFYAAYDSIKLGNQINDLYEDLKLPSYVTTDKKYPITWTSSDTLFLGHDGHINGRFVGENKVVDLTASITDDLHNRTEKKLFKVSIHGFEPYSNYLFAYFPANDNENIYYALSNDGYNFTPMNNGKRVVAADTVSYKKGLRDPHVLRAPDGWFYMVNTDMKSAEGWASNRGMVLMKSRDLINWKHSTVHFPDKYKGKNFANVTRVWAPETIWDANYVNKDGSKGRPLVYYSLLTNDGTIPYDKVFFNYANEDFTDLEGDPIHFFDRGKSTIDMDIVYNPVDKLYHAFYKNEGDGGICKVQAQTLTSENGTKAPTWYKRSGALQQTTEAVEGAGVFKLINQNSWVLMYDCYMNGHYQFTSSTDLENFKFVQDTKTSGAFTPRHGTILPITAQETAALMKVFPTPDFEPKVIEIPDSIGVCDGKKVVGPCSPTKIIPYVKVGDEGWKESTDLKVAKGATVQLGPHPWDGKIWSWEGPDGFKSTTRENTLKNLDGTKSGYYSVTYTNETGCKSVAKIKIVVDDPDHPYEEQPPVSIGNRGMRESRKDLRLNRNPVYFDLLGNRLSGKPRNGMFVVK, encoded by the coding sequence ATGAAGAAATTTGTTTCGCTAGTAGCCCTGTTAGCTCTAGGAGCACAAGCGCAGGAGATTGTCGAAGTAACCCCATTCTATGCCGCATACGACAGCATTAAGCTAGGCAACCAAATAAACGACCTTTACGAAGACCTCAAGCTCCCTTCCTATGTAACAACGGACAAAAAATATCCGATTACCTGGACCAGTAGCGATACCCTTTTTTTAGGGCACGACGGGCATATCAATGGACGTTTTGTCGGAGAAAATAAGGTAGTGGACCTTACAGCAAGTATTACGGATGATTTGCATAACCGGACAGAGAAAAAACTGTTCAAAGTTTCCATCCACGGCTTTGAACCTTACTCCAACTACCTCTTTGCGTATTTCCCGGCAAACGACAACGAAAATATCTATTACGCCTTGAGCAATGACGGCTACAACTTTACACCCATGAATAACGGGAAACGCGTCGTGGCTGCCGATACGGTGAGTTACAAGAAAGGCCTCCGTGACCCGCATGTGCTGCGTGCACCTGATGGTTGGTTCTACATGGTGAATACCGACATGAAGAGTGCCGAAGGCTGGGCTAGCAACCGCGGTATGGTGCTGATGAAGTCCCGAGACCTTATCAACTGGAAGCACAGCACAGTACATTTCCCGGACAAGTACAAAGGCAAGAACTTTGCAAACGTCACGCGCGTGTGGGCGCCCGAAACCATCTGGGACGCAAATTATGTGAACAAGGACGGGAGCAAGGGCAGGCCACTTGTTTATTACTCGCTGTTGACCAATGACGGGACCATTCCTTACGACAAGGTGTTTTTCAATTACGCCAACGAAGACTTTACTGACCTTGAAGGCGACCCGATTCATTTCTTTGACCGTGGCAAATCGACCATTGACATGGATATTGTCTACAATCCTGTAGATAAGCTTTATCACGCGTTTTACAAAAACGAAGGGGACGGCGGCATCTGCAAGGTGCAGGCGCAGACATTAACCTCGGAAAACGGCACTAAAGCCCCGACCTGGTACAAGCGCAGTGGAGCATTGCAACAGACGACCGAAGCTGTCGAAGGTGCTGGCGTGTTCAAGCTCATCAACCAGAATTCCTGGGTGCTCATGTACGATTGCTATATGAATGGGCATTACCAGTTCACGAGCAGTACCGACCTCGAGAATTTCAAGTTCGTGCAAGATACAAAGACGAGCGGCGCGTTCACGCCACGCCACGGCACAATTCTCCCGATTACCGCTCAAGAAACGGCTGCACTCATGAAGGTCTTCCCCACGCCGGATTTCGAGCCAAAAGTGATTGAAATTCCAGATTCGATTGGCGTCTGCGATGGCAAAAAAGTTGTGGGTCCCTGCAGCCCGACAAAGATTATCCCGTACGTGAAAGTTGGCGATGAAGGTTGGAAAGAATCGACTGATTTGAAAGTCGCTAAAGGCGCTACAGTGCAACTTGGCCCGCACCCGTGGGATGGCAAAATTTGGAGCTGGGAAGGTCCGGACGGATTCAAGTCCACAACTCGTGAAAACACTCTTAAGAATTTGGATGGCACCAAGAGCGGCTACTACTCTGTGACGTACACAAACGAAACAGGCTGCAAGAGTGTTGCTAAAATCAAAATTGTCGTAGACGATCCAGACCATCCGTACGAAGAACAGCCTCCGGTAAGCATTGGTAATCGCGGAATGCGCGAAAGCCGCAAGGATTTACGTTTGAACCGCAACCCCGTTTATTTCGATTTGCTCGGCAACAGACTTTCTGGCAAGCCGCGTAACGGAATGTTCGTAGTAAAATAG
- a CDS encoding FISUMP domain-containing protein: protein MRDFLGAFVSVFFAIAFWACSDSSVGSADEDSRTGIFVDARDLQSYKTIEIGGLVWMAQNLNYFDASDSLYKRTSCYNDSAEYCEKQGRLYAWNVAMVACPQGWKIPSKADFDNLIETVGGFDFAADSLMSLDFVSEIGGGYHFLEYYNYFDEYAYFWTTDEVRANYARTVMLEKGRSSVSYDETYEEFALSVRCVRK from the coding sequence ATGAGAGATTTTTTAGGGGCTTTCGTTTCTGTCTTTTTTGCAATCGCGTTTTGGGCGTGTTCGGATTCTTCGGTGGGCTCTGCGGACGAGGATTCCCGCACAGGCATTTTCGTTGACGCTCGCGACTTACAAAGCTACAAGACCATTGAAATTGGTGGCCTAGTCTGGATGGCTCAAAACTTGAATTATTTTGATGCTTCGGACTCGCTTTACAAAAGAACGTCTTGCTATAACGACAGCGCAGAATATTGTGAGAAGCAGGGGAGACTTTACGCCTGGAATGTAGCGATGGTTGCTTGCCCGCAAGGTTGGAAAATCCCATCAAAAGCAGATTTTGACAACTTGATTGAAACTGTAGGCGGTTTTGATTTTGCCGCAGATTCATTGATGTCATTGGACTTTGTTTCAGAAATCGGTGGCGGTTACCATTTCTTGGAATACTATAATTATTTTGACGAATACGCCTACTTTTGGACAACCGATGAGGTCCGTGCAAATTATGCCCGCACCGTGATGCTCGAAAAAGGCCGTTCCAGCGTATCGTACGATGAAACCTACGAAGAATTTGCCCTCTCCGTCAGATGTGTGAGGAAATAA
- a CDS encoding peptidase-C39 like family protein, translating to MDLKILPQPDDVTCGPTSLHAVYSYLGYNIPLKKLISEIEFLEEGGTLGVFLGIDALKRGFKATIYSYNLKIFDPTWSKLKMPELREKLVALHKTKHAPKLKKAIDAYIRFIDLGGTVATADLRASMFESYFKRNIPVLCGLSATYLYRSPREYTNEKDQSVFDDIHGEPMGHFVVLYGLDEKKQFMVADPDCTNPMANGPYYKVDKFRLIHSILLGVMTYDGNILVVEKK from the coding sequence ATGGATTTGAAAATACTCCCTCAGCCAGACGATGTTACGTGCGGACCGACTAGCCTACACGCTGTTTACTCTTATCTTGGCTATAACATTCCCCTTAAAAAGCTCATTTCCGAAATTGAATTTTTGGAAGAAGGCGGCACGCTAGGTGTTTTCCTTGGTATTGACGCCCTCAAGCGCGGATTCAAGGCTACCATTTATTCTTACAATTTAAAGATTTTTGACCCGACGTGGAGCAAGCTCAAGATGCCCGAGCTCCGCGAAAAACTGGTCGCTTTGCATAAAACAAAACACGCCCCCAAACTCAAAAAGGCAATTGACGCCTATATCCGATTCATTGACCTTGGCGGAACCGTCGCTACGGCAGACCTTCGCGCAAGCATGTTCGAAAGTTATTTCAAGCGCAATATTCCGGTGCTTTGCGGCCTCAGCGCCACCTATCTTTATCGTTCCCCTCGCGAATACACAAACGAAAAAGACCAGTCCGTCTTTGATGATATCCACGGCGAGCCGATGGGGCATTTCGTAGTGCTTTACGGACTCGACGAAAAGAAGCAGTTCATGGTTGCAGATCCGGATTGTACAAACCCGATGGCAAACGGCCCTTATTACAAAGTAGACAAGTTCCGTCTAATCCACAGCATTTTGCTGGGTGTCATGACGTACGACGGAAATATTCTTGTTGTGGAGAAAAAGTAA
- a CDS encoding N-formylglutamate amidohydrolase, which produces MKAPALMITCEHASNAVPAFVLRAFRDSKIPDDVLASHRAYDIGAYKVFSNLVKRLKPDFHCSSRFSRLVVDMNRSATNKTFFSEFTVGLPNTVKSHMMSLWEKYREKIENFVAGIIPPNARKNEKNAPKEAPLKVIHLGIHSFTPILNGVERDADVGILYDPSRPAEVKIAQTLIQNIHERAPRLKIRKNYPYLGKSDGLTTTLRQKFGPSYAGLEIEINQKLLDF; this is translated from the coding sequence ATGAAAGCTCCGGCACTGATGATTACCTGCGAACATGCGAGCAACGCTGTGCCGGCTTTCGTCCTGCGCGCATTCCGCGATTCCAAAATTCCCGATGACGTTCTCGCCTCCCATCGAGCTTACGACATTGGTGCATATAAAGTATTTTCAAATCTTGTAAAACGATTAAAGCCCGACTTCCATTGCTCTAGTCGGTTCTCGAGACTCGTGGTCGACATGAACCGCAGTGCGACCAACAAGACGTTCTTTTCGGAATTTACTGTTGGATTACCAAATACCGTAAAATCGCACATGATGAGTCTTTGGGAAAAGTATCGTGAGAAGATTGAAAACTTTGTTGCAGGCATAATTCCGCCAAACGCCCGCAAAAACGAGAAAAATGCACCGAAGGAAGCTCCGCTCAAGGTCATCCACCTCGGAATCCACAGCTTTACGCCTATATTAAATGGTGTCGAGCGCGACGCCGATGTCGGGATTCTTTATGACCCGAGCCGCCCTGCCGAAGTGAAAATTGCGCAAACGCTCATCCAGAACATCCACGAACGCGCCCCGAGGCTTAAAATCCGCAAGAATTACCCGTATTTGGGCAAGTCCGATGGCCTTACGACCACGCTTCGCCAAAAGTTCGGCCCAAGTTACGCGGGACTTGAAATCGAGATTAACCAAAAGCTACTTGATTTTTAA
- the nifJ gene encoding pyruvate:ferredoxin (flavodoxin) oxidoreductase, which translates to MAKKMIACDGNEATASVAFAVSEVAAIYPITPSSPMAEHADNWSAAGKKNIWGQVPRVFEMQSEGGAAGTVHGALQAGALTTTFTASQGLLLMIPNMYKIAGELTPTVFHVTARALAMQGLSIFGDHSDVMACRQTGFAMLASSCVQECQDLALVAHASTLESRVPFMHFFDGFRTSHEVMKIEALEDGVIRNVIDEKYVKACRERCLTPDRPTMRGTAQNPDVYFQGRETVNPFYAKVPEIVQKYMDKVASYTGRQYHIVDYVGAPDAERVIISMGSSTCTIGDTVKYLNGKGEKVGLVNIRLYRPFPMEAVVAALPKTVKKIAVLDRCKEPGSAGEPLFQDALTAISEAVMAGKMAMPKMIGGRYGLSSKEFTPAMVKAIYDELAKADPKARFTVGINDDVCHTSLTIDPNFKLESDFFQAMFFGLGSDGTVGANKNSIKIIGNETDNYAQGYFVYDSKKSGSMTTSHLRFGKSIIDAPYLIGENEADFVACHHTPHLESVDMLKYAKDGATFLVNTPHSADTVWDTFPRPVQEAIIKKHLKVFVIDAYAVAAKTGMGRRINTVMQTCFFSKLGNVLDAETAIKYIKKYAEKTYAKKGMEVVQKNWDAIDASLANLFEVKVPSAVTSTKEFRAPIHGNAPKFVNEVTAEIIKGNGEQLPVSKMPCDGVFPTGTTKYEKRDLALNIPSWNPDACVQCGKCAMVCPHAAIRMKVVDESAVKNAPEGFKYTPAKGFKLEGSEKPVFAISVSSYDCTGCGVCTQACIGKDKTDATKKAINMVPQEPIKVQQGKCWDFFVDLPEFDRTKVNKNLVKQAMLLEPLFEFSGSCAGCGETAYVRLVSQLFGDRMVVANATGCSSIYGGNLPTTPWAKNKEGRGPAWANSLFEDNAEFGLGMRLAITKHAKQALSLLEAVNVPAELKEKLTTQKQDDEAGIKAQRENVAALKAALAGATDEASVSLRDEFADYLVKKSVWIFGGDGWAYDIGYGGLDHVMATGENVNICVLDTEVYSNTGGQASKATNRGAVALFAAAGKRAGKKDLGLIAMSYKNVYVGRIALGANDAQALKVLQEAEAHNGPSLIICYCPCINHGFDLNSQLQHQKMAVDSGYWTLLRYNPALAAEGKAPLILDSKKPTIPVAEYIYTENRFKALTRTNPEVAKVLADDLQKEVDARYAFYDAMSKDTEGLISL; encoded by the coding sequence ATGGCAAAAAAGATGATTGCGTGTGACGGTAACGAAGCCACCGCTAGCGTTGCATTTGCGGTTAGCGAAGTCGCTGCAATTTACCCGATTACACCGTCTAGTCCTATGGCTGAGCACGCCGACAACTGGAGTGCTGCAGGCAAGAAGAATATTTGGGGACAGGTTCCCCGCGTGTTTGAAATGCAGTCCGAAGGTGGCGCTGCCGGTACCGTTCACGGTGCTTTGCAGGCCGGTGCTTTGACCACGACCTTCACCGCATCTCAGGGTCTTCTCTTGATGATCCCGAACATGTACAAGATTGCGGGCGAACTGACCCCCACGGTCTTCCACGTCACTGCACGTGCTCTTGCTATGCAGGGCCTTTCCATTTTCGGTGACCACTCCGACGTTATGGCTTGCCGCCAGACGGGTTTTGCAATGCTCGCCTCCAGCTGCGTACAGGAATGCCAGGACCTCGCTCTCGTGGCCCACGCTTCTACACTCGAAAGCCGCGTTCCGTTTATGCACTTCTTTGACGGCTTCCGCACTTCTCACGAAGTGATGAAGATTGAAGCTCTCGAAGACGGCGTTATCCGTAATGTCATCGACGAAAAGTATGTGAAGGCATGCCGTGAGCGCTGCCTCACACCGGACCGTCCGACCATGCGCGGTACCGCCCAGAACCCGGACGTTTACTTCCAGGGCCGCGAAACGGTGAACCCGTTCTACGCCAAGGTTCCGGAAATTGTCCAAAAGTACATGGACAAGGTTGCAAGCTACACTGGCCGTCAGTACCACATCGTGGACTACGTCGGTGCACCCGACGCCGAACGCGTGATCATTTCCATGGGTTCTTCGACCTGCACCATCGGTGACACCGTCAAGTACCTCAACGGGAAGGGCGAAAAGGTCGGTCTCGTCAACATCCGCCTTTACCGTCCGTTCCCGATGGAAGCTGTCGTTGCCGCTCTCCCGAAGACTGTCAAGAAGATTGCCGTCCTCGACCGCTGCAAGGAACCGGGTTCCGCAGGCGAACCGCTCTTCCAGGATGCCCTGACCGCTATTTCCGAAGCCGTGATGGCAGGCAAGATGGCTATGCCGAAGATGATCGGCGGCCGCTACGGTCTTTCCTCCAAGGAATTCACGCCGGCCATGGTCAAGGCCATCTACGACGAACTCGCCAAGGCCGACCCGAAGGCACGCTTCACCGTCGGTATCAACGATGACGTGTGCCACACGAGCCTCACCATCGACCCGAACTTCAAGCTCGAAAGCGACTTCTTCCAGGCTATGTTCTTCGGTCTCGGCTCTGACGGTACTGTCGGTGCAAACAAGAACTCCATCAAGATTATCGGTAACGAAACCGACAACTACGCTCAGGGCTACTTCGTTTACGACTCCAAGAAGTCTGGCTCCATGACCACCTCTCACCTCCGCTTTGGTAAGAGCATCATCGACGCCCCGTACCTCATTGGCGAAAACGAAGCTGACTTTGTCGCATGCCACCATACTCCGCACCTCGAATCTGTCGACATGCTCAAGTATGCCAAGGACGGCGCAACGTTCCTCGTGAACACCCCGCACTCCGCTGACACCGTTTGGGATACCTTCCCGCGTCCGGTTCAGGAAGCCATTATCAAGAAGCACCTCAAGGTGTTCGTCATCGACGCTTATGCTGTTGCTGCAAAGACCGGCATGGGCCGTCGCATCAACACTGTGATGCAGACCTGCTTCTTCTCTAAGCTCGGTAACGTTCTCGATGCAGAAACCGCTATCAAGTACATCAAGAAGTACGCCGAAAAGACCTACGCCAAGAAGGGTATGGAAGTCGTCCAGAAGAACTGGGACGCTATCGATGCTTCTCTTGCTAACCTCTTCGAAGTCAAGGTTCCGTCCGCTGTCACCAGCACGAAGGAATTCCGCGCTCCGATCCACGGCAACGCTCCGAAGTTCGTGAACGAAGTCACCGCAGAAATCATCAAGGGCAACGGCGAACAGCTCCCGGTCTCCAAGATGCCTTGCGACGGTGTGTTCCCGACCGGTACCACCAAGTACGAAAAGCGCGACCTCGCCCTCAACATCCCGTCCTGGAATCCGGACGCTTGCGTGCAGTGCGGCAAGTGCGCCATGGTCTGCCCGCATGCAGCCATCCGTATGAAGGTTGTGGACGAATCCGCCGTGAAGAACGCTCCGGAAGGCTTCAAGTACACCCCGGCCAAGGGCTTCAAGCTCGAAGGTTCCGAAAAGCCGGTATTTGCAATTTCCGTGTCCAGCTACGACTGTACGGGTTGCGGCGTTTGTACGCAGGCCTGTATCGGTAAGGACAAGACCGACGCTACCAAGAAGGCCATCAACATGGTGCCGCAGGAACCCATCAAGGTTCAGCAAGGCAAGTGCTGGGACTTCTTCGTCGACCTCCCGGAATTCGACCGTACCAAGGTCAACAAGAATCTCGTCAAGCAGGCAATGCTCCTCGAACCGTTGTTCGAATTCTCCGGCTCCTGCGCAGGCTGCGGCGAAACCGCTTACGTGCGTCTCGTTTCTCAGCTCTTCGGTGACCGCATGGTTGTCGCTAACGCTACGGGTTGCTCCTCCATTTACGGTGGTAACCTGCCGACCACACCGTGGGCAAAGAACAAGGAAGGCCGCGGTCCGGCTTGGGCAAACAGCTTGTTCGAAGACAACGCTGAATTCGGTCTCGGTATGCGCCTCGCTATCACGAAGCATGCCAAGCAGGCTTTGAGCCTCCTCGAAGCCGTGAACGTTCCTGCCGAACTCAAGGAAAAGCTCACGACCCAGAAGCAGGACGACGAAGCCGGCATCAAGGCCCAGCGTGAAAACGTTGCCGCCCTTAAGGCCGCTCTCGCCGGTGCAACCGACGAAGCTTCTGTCAGCCTCCGCGACGAATTCGCCGACTACCTCGTGAAGAAGTCCGTGTGGATCTTCGGTGGTGACGGTTGGGCATACGACATCGGTTACGGTGGTCTCGACCACGTGATGGCAACTGGTGAAAACGTGAACATCTGCGTCCTCGATACCGAAGTGTACTCCAACACCGGTGGACAGGCTTCCAAGGCCACGAACCGTGGCGCAGTCGCCCTCTTCGCCGCCGCTGGTAAGCGCGCTGGCAAGAAGGACCTCGGCCTTATCGCCATGAGCTACAAGAATGTGTACGTGGGCCGTATCGCCCTCGGTGCAAACGACGCTCAGGCCCTGAAGGTTCTTCAGGAAGCAGAAGCTCACAATGGTCCGTCGCTGATCATCTGCTACTGCCCCTGCATCAACCACGGTTTCGATCTCAACAGCCAGCTTCAGCACCAGAAGATGGCCGTGGATTCCGGTTACTGGACGCTCCTCCGTTACAACCCGGCCCTCGCTGCAGAAGGAAAGGCTCCGCTTATCCTCGACTCCAAGAAGCCGACAATCCCGGTTGCGGAATACATCTACACCGAAAACCGCTTCAAGGCCCTCACCCGCACCAATCCGGAAGTCGCCAAGGTACTCGCCGACGATCTCCAGAAGGAAGTGGACGCCCGCTACGCATTCTACGATGCAATGAGCAAGGATACGGAAGGGCTGATTAGCCTCTAA
- a CDS encoding glycoside hydrolase family 9 protein: MRKHVVLGMVALGTAIATSASESTPYDLIRPVYPLKWDNDAFDKFELANTENTGLLPKEKKPESYKANAFIPDSLDQAYYDALNTHISPIRVNQAGYLTSDTERQFYYIGEATKFEIVDADGNSLSPAVSGDLTSKTTEVSSDWTIKAQTNALTLSRDRYTVSFAGSTGVLKAGKIPQSVPTDKRLRIKIGDEISSTFIVSDKVYSMVRDASLKFFGIQRSGESESWFHDKSHTKDGSGKFTYDDEEVSEFTPQEGALQGGWYDCGDHLKESMTMSYAFMSLAVMAATNESKDKDHYAYNQSETVNTDGIPDILREAKHGADFFIRSYNFANGIIDNMVVSVGNFGADHGYWGKPEEQDTLSAIRRGNASERDLRLGELGSNISGMIAAGLAIMGKQYAVYDKAYAETCLKIAEEMYDFAKSLAQGKSSYGDGKLFKYNKRAASWATPAYNGNNEFYDDLALASVALLYATGKTVYADDALRSKDLVNGQTFGDGAGFFEGGWFATNDKGFFKNAKNTSWANSYAFATYALYKLILADKTKATTEYGLSETEWLNAIEDCITDMIANLGDISQDDGTASISLLSDAIAWKQGIVKYDANWFNMQTDLAWQYNAYQAGNIFEVLAYADVAADLEKKNLTLPNLGAVSWKSSEMWQLGINQLNYMLGVNPWDISFVYGVGDKNDAHPFHRASNPEGRNMENTKDYKYRVPVGALYGGTAPQAKSAIIPQNTSVEDYYISEACLAGSATLMAATTIVSSPAEEGSGPTVGIKKTTKPLKSATIDQNTVSLMIHAPGNGQKRVQVFDLLGNTVYKANFNSENINVPFSAMRHKGALQVRVFNGGKVAAAKTIILK, encoded by the coding sequence ATGCGTAAGCATGTGGTTTTGGGAATGGTTGCATTGGGTACAGCTATAGCCACATCGGCATCAGAATCAACACCTTACGATTTAATTCGACCTGTCTATCCGCTCAAATGGGATAATGACGCGTTTGACAAGTTCGAACTAGCAAATACAGAAAACACGGGCTTATTGCCCAAGGAAAAAAAGCCTGAATCTTACAAGGCGAACGCCTTTATTCCAGATTCGCTAGACCAGGCTTATTACGATGCGCTAAACACGCATATTTCGCCTATCCGAGTCAATCAGGCGGGGTACCTGACATCGGACACGGAGCGGCAATTCTACTATATCGGCGAAGCCACTAAATTCGAAATTGTCGATGCAGATGGCAATTCGCTCTCCCCTGCTGTCTCAGGTGACTTAACGTCAAAGACAACAGAAGTCTCATCAGACTGGACAATTAAAGCTCAAACGAATGCTCTTACTTTAAGCCGCGATCGCTATACGGTTTCTTTTGCGGGGTCCACAGGCGTTCTCAAAGCGGGAAAAATACCACAAAGCGTCCCAACTGACAAACGCCTTCGCATTAAAATCGGCGATGAAATCTCGAGTACATTCATCGTAAGCGACAAAGTCTATTCCATGGTGCGTGACGCAAGCCTAAAATTCTTTGGCATCCAGCGTAGCGGGGAATCCGAATCCTGGTTCCACGACAAGAGCCACACCAAAGATGGCAGCGGTAAATTCACGTACGACGACGAGGAAGTTTCCGAGTTCACTCCGCAGGAAGGCGCTCTGCAAGGCGGCTGGTACGATTGCGGAGACCATCTCAAGGAATCGATGACCATGTCGTATGCGTTCATGAGTCTTGCCGTCATGGCCGCAACAAACGAATCCAAGGACAAAGACCATTACGCCTACAATCAAAGTGAAACCGTAAATACAGACGGCATTCCGGATATTCTACGCGAAGCAAAGCATGGTGCGGACTTCTTTATCCGATCCTACAACTTCGCCAACGGCATCATCGACAACATGGTCGTATCCGTCGGTAACTTCGGCGCTGATCATGGCTATTGGGGCAAGCCCGAAGAACAGGATACATTGTCCGCAATTCGTCGAGGAAATGCAAGCGAGCGCGATTTGCGCTTGGGAGAACTTGGTTCCAACATCTCTGGCATGATTGCAGCAGGCCTTGCCATTATGGGTAAGCAATACGCCGTTTACGACAAAGCTTACGCCGAAACCTGCTTAAAAATCGCCGAAGAAATGTACGACTTCGCAAAGTCCCTCGCCCAAGGAAAATCCTCTTACGGCGATGGCAAACTCTTCAAATACAATAAGCGCGCAGCAAGTTGGGCTACGCCTGCCTACAATGGCAACAATGAATTCTATGACGACTTAGCTCTCGCCTCTGTCGCGCTCCTGTACGCTACAGGCAAGACGGTCTATGCCGATGACGCACTCCGTTCCAAGGACTTGGTCAATGGGCAGACGTTCGGAGACGGCGCAGGCTTTTTTGAAGGAGGCTGGTTTGCTACAAATGACAAGGGATTCTTCAAAAATGCTAAAAATACAAGCTGGGCCAATTCCTACGCTTTTGCAACGTACGCCTTGTATAAACTGATTCTTGCCGATAAGACCAAAGCGACAACGGAATACGGACTTAGCGAAACGGAATGGCTCAACGCTATCGAAGACTGCATTACGGACATGATTGCAAATCTTGGCGATATATCGCAAGACGACGGAACCGCTTCTATCAGCCTGCTTTCCGACGCTATCGCCTGGAAACAGGGTATCGTTAAATACGATGCCAACTGGTTCAATATGCAAACGGATCTAGCCTGGCAGTATAACGCTTACCAAGCTGGCAATATTTTTGAAGTCCTTGCTTATGCCGATGTCGCCGCTGACCTCGAAAAGAAAAACTTAACACTCCCCAATTTGGGTGCTGTTTCGTGGAAATCGAGTGAAATGTGGCAGCTCGGAATTAACCAGTTGAACTACATGCTGGGAGTCAATCCCTGGGATATCTCGTTTGTCTACGGCGTAGGAGACAAGAACGACGCTCACCCGTTCCACCGAGCCTCGAACCCGGAAGGCCGAAACATGGAAAACACCAAGGATTACAAATACCGAGTCCCGGTCGGAGCGTTGTATGGCGGAACGGCCCCCCAAGCCAAGAGTGCTATCATACCGCAAAATACAAGTGTCGAAGACTACTACATTTCCGAAGCATGCCTTGCGGGTTCTGCAACACTAATGGCCGCAACAACCATAGTATCAAGCCCTGCTGAAGAAGGTTCCGGACCGACCGTTGGAATCAAGAAAACGACTAAGCCGCTCAAAAGCGCGACAATCGACCAGAATACCGTATCCCTCATGATCCATGCCCCAGGCAATGGCCAAAAGAGGGTCCAGGTATTCGACTTACTCGGCAATACAGTCTATAAAGCAAACTTCAATAGTGAAAACATAAATGTTCCGTTTAGCGCCATGCGCCACAAGGGAGCATTACAGGTTAGGGTCTTTAACGGGGGGAAAGTAGCGGCAGCAAAGACAATAATCCTAAAATAA